In one window of Larimichthys crocea isolate SSNF unplaced genomic scaffold, L_crocea_2.0 scaffold100, whole genome shotgun sequence DNA:
- the LOC113744664 gene encoding synaptotagmin-11-like isoform X2 → MADIIELGPAYAMSPVLAGFLGAGVLVLVVVVLVLLWSFCQRRYLRISGRYKLHGDRYCDAEDPPYKFIHMLKGISIYPESLSSSKRIVRGIRRADRSDRDGERGCPATTGRGMVLVDAENNILDVPGQLQMSHLVPPAGSGPAHSQARLERALPVRADYCCLDSSSASSSQTSSKTASPFTPASSDPEPEPSLGAISLTVDYNFPKKALVVTIVGARGLPAMDEQAGSSDPYVKMTILPEKKHRVKTRVLRKTLDPLFDETFTFYGVAYSSLPELTLHFLVLSFDRFARDDVIGEAVVPLKGVDPSTGRVHLSQQITKRNMQCETRGELLASLSYQPVSHRLSVVVLKARHLPKMDITGLSANPYVKVNVFYGRKRIAKKKTHVKKCTLNPVFNESFIYDIPPELLPEISVEFLVVDFDRTTKNEVLGRLLLGLHSPAPSGATHWREVCENPRRQISKWHNLSEY, encoded by the exons ATGGCGGACATCATCGAGCTGGGACCCGCCTACG CCATGTCTCCGGTCCTGGCGGGCTTCCTGGGAGCTggtgttctggttctggtcgtCGTGGTtctggtgctgctgtggtccttCTGTCAGCGCCGGTACCTGCGAATCTCCGGACGCTACAAGCTGCATGGCGACCGTTATTGCGACGCCGAGGACCCACCCTACAAGTTCATCCACATGCTGAAGGGCATCAGTATTTACCCAGAatccctcagcagcagcaagcgGATCGTCCGCGGCATCCGGCGAGCGGACCGCTCCGACCGCGACGGAGAGCGAGGCTGCCCCGCCACCACGGGGAGGGGCATGGTGCTGGTGGACGCCGAGAACAACATCCTGGACGTCCCGGGTCAGCTGCAGATGAGTCACCTGGTCCCCCCCGCCGGGTCAGGCCCCGCCCACAGCCAGGCCCGGCTGGAGCGGGCGCTGCCCGTCCGCGCCGACTACTGCTGCCTGGACAGCAGCTCGGCCAGCAGCAGCCAGACCAGCAGCAAGACGGCGTCCCCGTTCACCCCCGCCTCATCGGACCCGGAGCCGGAGCCCAGCCTGGGCGCCATCAGCCTCACCGTCGACTACAACTTCCCCAAGAAGGCGCTGGTGGTGACCATCGTCGGCGCCCGCGGCCTGCCCGCCATGGACGAGCAGGCGGGCAGCTCGGACCCGTACGTGAAGATGACAATCCTGCCGGAGAAGAAGCATCGCGTGAAGACCCGCGTGCTAAGGAAGACTCTGGACCCGCTATTCGACGAGACCTTCACCTTCTATGGCGTGGCCTACAGCTCGCTGCCCGAGCTCACCCTGCACTTCCTGGTCCTCAGCTTCGACCGCTTCGCCCGCGATGACGTCATCGGGGAGGCTGTGGTGCCGCTGAAAGGCGTGGACCCGAGCACGGGCCGGGTCCACCTGAGCCAGCAGATCACAAAGAGGAATATGCAG tgtgagaCTCGTGGCGAGCTGCTGGCGTCTCTGTCCTACCAGCCGGTGTCTCATCGTCTCAGCGTGGTCGTCCTGAAGGCTCGACACCTCCCGAAGATGGACATCACCGGCCTGTCAGCAA ACCCGTACGTGAAGGTGAACGTCTTCTACGGACGCAAACGCATCGCCAAGAAGAAAACCCACGTGAAGAAGTGCACGCTGAACCCGGTCTTCAACGAGTCCTTCATCTACGACATCCCGCCCGAGCTGCTGCCCGAGATCTCCGTGGAGTTCCTGGTGGTCGACTTCGACCGGACCACCAAGAACGAGGTTCTGGGCCGCCTGCTGCTCGGCCTGCACAGCCCCGCCCCCTCCGGCGCCACCCACTGGAGGGAGGTGTGTGAAAACCCCCGCCGGCAGATCTCCAAATGGCACAACCTGAGCGAGTACTGA
- the plin6 gene encoding perilipin 6: MSHRTPSNQVAAFSHKNCSFHERVDQSEELHHHHHQLHRTLMGLTEGDMTDQESAVLRVSRLPLVRSAFQSVTSAYSEVKGRYPLLGLMGGAAEVATHAAMMRATPLLQSLEPHIEVANSLALVGLDRLEKNFPVLNQSTDEVMGHLKDAVLLTLDDVQVWVVDGLDGALDQLERLSDVARSAVHLLTDTQVGRAAASGLDDVLSRLEDATAYYLPLPPTLRREWETRVQDYEDEDEDDEPGLWTRVRGLLLNLTLQLHHRMTKVRGQLQSAAATLTDAADSVGLGQVLELVGQLLQYLQRLLVALLFQTESLRELSLNRVKGQAVMLAELRPVRQIRELPVQIQQLLQDLQELSKIVLQLVINATPLYNMLQQPSHQEVEDFLNQEDFVSDASSRRSSANSLFLKAMDGRPRRRRSLYSRAARGSGGPQQNLDSTSTPNGRRSSLKDPAAPEADSPPLLSAAVRRQSATELLLAPLKQFVSQSQRAFEYLSPNTADTGEDDTATSDC, from the exons ATGTCACACCGCACTCCGTCCAATCAGGTCGCTGCCTTCAGCcacaaaaactgcagctttCATGAGCGGGTGGATCAGTCCGAGgagctccatcatcatcatcatcagcttcaTCGCACTCTGATGGG acTCACTGAAGGAGACATGACGGACCAGGAG agtgcCGTGCTCAGAGTTTCCCGCCTTCCTCTGGTTCGCTCGGCGTTCCAGTCGGTGACATCAGCGTactcagaggtcaaaggtcgttACCCTCTGCTGGGGCTGATGGGAGGAGCGGCCGAGGTCGCCACTCACGCCGCCATGATGAGAGCCACGCCCCTCCTGCAGAGTCTGGAGCCACACA tTGAAGTTGCTAACAGTCTCGCTCTCGTTGGTCTCGACCGTCTGGAGAAGAACTTCCCGGTGTTGAACCAATCGACAGACGAG GTGATGGGTCACCTGAAGGACGCCGTCCTCCTGACTCTGGACGACGTTCAGGTGTGGGTGGTGGACGGGTTGGACGGCGCTCTGGATCAGCTGGAGCGTCTGTCCGACGTCGCTCGCTCAGCCGTCCACCTGCTGACGGACACTCAGGTGGGCCGGGCCGCTGCGTCGGGATTGGATGACGTGCTGAGTCGTCTGGAGGACGCCACCGCCTACTACCTGCCCCTCCCACCCACACTGC GTCGGGAATGGGAGACGAGGGTCCAGGACTACGAGGACGAAGACGAGGACGACGAGCCCGGCCTGTGGACGAGGGTCCGCGGCCTCCTCCTCAACCTGACCCTGCAGCTTCATCATCGCATGACGAAGGTCCGAGGTCAGCTGCAGAGCGCCGCCGCCACGCTCACAGACGCCGCCGACTCG GTGGGTCTGGGCCAGGTTCTGGAGCTGGTCGGTCAGCTGCTGCAGTACCTGCAGAGGCTCCTGGTGGCGCTGTTGTTCCAGACAGAGAGTCTGAGAGAGCTGAGTCTTaacagggtcaaaggtcaggccGTCATGTTAGCAGAGCTGCGTCCTGTACGTCAGATCCGAGAGCTGCCGGTCCAGATCCAGCAGCTGCTCCAGGACCTGCAGGAGCTGTCCAAGATCGTCCTGCAGCTGGTGATCAACGCCACGCCGCTCTACAACATG ctgcagcagccgtCTCATCAGGAGGTCGAGGACTTCCTGAACCAGGAGGACTTTGTGTCTGACGCTTCGTCTCGTCGCAGCTCAGCTAACAGTCTCTTCCTGAAGGCGATGGACGGACGTCCTCGCCGCCGCCGGAGTCTCTACTCGCGGGCTGCCCGTGGCTCCGGTGGCCCCCAACAGAACCTCGACTCGACCTCGACCCCCAACGGCCGCCGCTCCAGCCTGAAGGACCCTGCGGCCCCGGAGGCGGACTCCCCGCCGCTCCTTTCCGCCGCCGTCCGCCGCCAGTCGGCCACCGAGCTGCTCCTCGCTCCGCTCAAACAGTTCGTCTCTCAGAGCCAGAGGGCCTTCGAGTACCTGAGCCCCAACACCGCCGACACCGGCGAGGACGACACGGCCACGTCCGACTGTTGA
- the LOC113744664 gene encoding synaptotagmin-11-like isoform X1, whose amino-acid sequence MMGNVVSSCSVVNRPRVSCHVTDVSAMSPVLAGFLGAGVLVLVVVVLVLLWSFCQRRYLRISGRYKLHGDRYCDAEDPPYKFIHMLKGISIYPESLSSSKRIVRGIRRADRSDRDGERGCPATTGRGMVLVDAENNILDVPGQLQMSHLVPPAGSGPAHSQARLERALPVRADYCCLDSSSASSSQTSSKTASPFTPASSDPEPEPSLGAISLTVDYNFPKKALVVTIVGARGLPAMDEQAGSSDPYVKMTILPEKKHRVKTRVLRKTLDPLFDETFTFYGVAYSSLPELTLHFLVLSFDRFARDDVIGEAVVPLKGVDPSTGRVHLSQQITKRNMQCETRGELLASLSYQPVSHRLSVVVLKARHLPKMDITGLSANPYVKVNVFYGRKRIAKKKTHVKKCTLNPVFNESFIYDIPPELLPEISVEFLVVDFDRTTKNEVLGRLLLGLHSPAPSGATHWREVCENPRRQISKWHNLSEY is encoded by the exons atgatgggaaatgtagtctccagctgctctgttgTGAATCGTCCTCGTGTTTCCTGTCATGTGACTGACGTGTCAG CCATGTCTCCGGTCCTGGCGGGCTTCCTGGGAGCTggtgttctggttctggtcgtCGTGGTtctggtgctgctgtggtccttCTGTCAGCGCCGGTACCTGCGAATCTCCGGACGCTACAAGCTGCATGGCGACCGTTATTGCGACGCCGAGGACCCACCCTACAAGTTCATCCACATGCTGAAGGGCATCAGTATTTACCCAGAatccctcagcagcagcaagcgGATCGTCCGCGGCATCCGGCGAGCGGACCGCTCCGACCGCGACGGAGAGCGAGGCTGCCCCGCCACCACGGGGAGGGGCATGGTGCTGGTGGACGCCGAGAACAACATCCTGGACGTCCCGGGTCAGCTGCAGATGAGTCACCTGGTCCCCCCCGCCGGGTCAGGCCCCGCCCACAGCCAGGCCCGGCTGGAGCGGGCGCTGCCCGTCCGCGCCGACTACTGCTGCCTGGACAGCAGCTCGGCCAGCAGCAGCCAGACCAGCAGCAAGACGGCGTCCCCGTTCACCCCCGCCTCATCGGACCCGGAGCCGGAGCCCAGCCTGGGCGCCATCAGCCTCACCGTCGACTACAACTTCCCCAAGAAGGCGCTGGTGGTGACCATCGTCGGCGCCCGCGGCCTGCCCGCCATGGACGAGCAGGCGGGCAGCTCGGACCCGTACGTGAAGATGACAATCCTGCCGGAGAAGAAGCATCGCGTGAAGACCCGCGTGCTAAGGAAGACTCTGGACCCGCTATTCGACGAGACCTTCACCTTCTATGGCGTGGCCTACAGCTCGCTGCCCGAGCTCACCCTGCACTTCCTGGTCCTCAGCTTCGACCGCTTCGCCCGCGATGACGTCATCGGGGAGGCTGTGGTGCCGCTGAAAGGCGTGGACCCGAGCACGGGCCGGGTCCACCTGAGCCAGCAGATCACAAAGAGGAATATGCAG tgtgagaCTCGTGGCGAGCTGCTGGCGTCTCTGTCCTACCAGCCGGTGTCTCATCGTCTCAGCGTGGTCGTCCTGAAGGCTCGACACCTCCCGAAGATGGACATCACCGGCCTGTCAGCAA ACCCGTACGTGAAGGTGAACGTCTTCTACGGACGCAAACGCATCGCCAAGAAGAAAACCCACGTGAAGAAGTGCACGCTGAACCCGGTCTTCAACGAGTCCTTCATCTACGACATCCCGCCCGAGCTGCTGCCCGAGATCTCCGTGGAGTTCCTGGTGGTCGACTTCGACCGGACCACCAAGAACGAGGTTCTGGGCCGCCTGCTGCTCGGCCTGCACAGCCCCGCCCCCTCCGGCGCCACCCACTGGAGGGAGGTGTGTGAAAACCCCCGCCGGCAGATCTCCAAATGGCACAACCTGAGCGAGTACTGA